The Pleuronectes platessa chromosome 13, fPlePla1.1, whole genome shotgun sequence genome includes a window with the following:
- the phc3 gene encoding polyhomeotic-like protein 3 encodes MWKVLPHLSPPDWDNVPGYGLLLMARVLHYQAGTADKRCVTWRMERQRPVEKQADSNRIVAAATTPTTSAPVTMATVSSSCTTCTQAPSASLSILPSDRQAVQVIQHAIHRPQSMAAQYLHQMYAAQQQHLMLQTAALQQHQHSPQLQSLATIQQGSACQRRPPTPSTGCLVQPAGVSQSSITLPASPVTAQLIGRTHTSNSTTTATTLSQHAMLLGNRPANCNQAQMYLRTQMLILTPAAPVAAVQSDLPAVTSCSSLPTSSQIQNQALRAHLPGALATAHSVILKPSTQPQALSSSASLSKTSICALKTNQLIDTSTETSQSGPHIMSRAFSPVQTHALVKQQLSWPSGQRVAHHQLILQQTTAGALNHRHLQPIALRVAPQETNSHHLPLPLKRLTTPSTQSHTNCDPHKPSSSTLSSSSSSITSVFASSAQNSIPAATVQPQPPPLVAAPQRRTLFPQVQNQPPPPPPPLVLPRLPQNPPASLQRLSLHSVRALSVQSGQVLVTEQELPVAETLLQMPYRNLPPPQTVAVDLKVHVVRRNDNPPSGQTETGKVNRLNPEEKKDRCSSSRQRDRNPTSLIVTPKQNGAVMGSSPVISSPSVIRSPQVEESSQLTTTSSTSSIPPPPPPSPLPPPILPTTVRGPSQPPSAPAGLPESPDRILTTHVLTHLIEGFVIREGLEPFPVGPSSLLGDQQASLPESQETHTNGNTEAEDSPLDAEQSDSTDSEMDNDEHTADELGESVAAVLQCEYCGSRGYAQTFLRSKRFCSMKCVRRFSVSCTKRITVLRAGRWGHRPMGRRGRPPSRVNGASREHFLRQAPGSVASGETQQCSPREEEEEEEEDQEEEEEEEEEREELDDPPIPMKTRLRKQVERDREREREQRIPETISVSDRDEDVGRPSQWNMQQVFSYINSLPGGRVVAEEFRSQEIDGQALLLLTEDHLVSTMNLKLGPALKLCAHINSLKDA; translated from the exons ATGTGGAAGGTCCTCCCGCACT TGTCGCCTCCTGACTGGGACAATGTGCCGGGGTACGGTCTGCTCCTGATGGCCCGAGTCCTTCACTACCAGGCAGGTACCGCCGACAAGAG gtgtgtgacctggaggatggagagacagaggccGGTGGAGAAGCAGGCGGACTCTAATAGAATCGTAGCTGCCGCCACCACCCCCACTACATCAGCTCctgtaaccatggcaacagtcAGCTCCAGCTGCACCACTTGCACCCAGGCGCCCTCCGCCTCCCTCAGCATCCTCCCATCTGACAGACAGGCGGTCCAG GTGATCCAGCATGCTATCCACAGACCTCAGAGCATGGCAGCCCAGTACCTGCATCAGATGTAcgcagcccagcagcagcacctcaTGCTGCAGACAGCCGccctgcagcagcaccagcacagCCCCCAGCTGCAGAGTTTGGCCACCATACAGCAG GGGTCGGCCTGTCAGAGGCGGCCTCCGACTCCATCCACTGGCTGCTTGGTTCAACCTGCGGGTGTTTCCCAAAGCTCT ATCACTTTACCAGCATCTCCGGTGACCGCCCAGCTGATTGGCCGCACCCACACATCCAACTCCACCACTACTGCAACCACATTATCCCAGCATGCCATGCTCCTGGGAAACAGACCAGCTAACTGTAACCAGGCTCAGATGTACCTCCGAACTCAGATG cTAATTCTGACTCCTGCAGCTCCGGTGGCTGCCGTTCAATCAGACCTCCCTGCTgtcacctcctgctcctctttacCTACCTCCTCTCAG ATTCAGAATCAGGCTCTGCGTGCCCACTTACCTGGGGCTCTGGCTACAGCCCACAGTGTCATCTTGAAGCCGTCCACCCAGCCGCAAGCCCTGTCTTCATCCGCCTCTTTGTCCAAGACGTCAATCTGCGCTCTGAAGACCAACCAGCTGATTGACACCTCGACTGAGACCAGTCAGTCTGGACCCCACATCATGAGCCGAG cctTTTCTCCAGTGCAGACCCACGCTCtggtcaaacagcagctgtccTGGCCATCTGGCCAGCGGGTGGCGCACCACCAGCTCATCCTGCAGCAGACCACGGCCGGCGCCCTGAACCACAGACACCTCCAGCCCATCGCACTCAGAGTAGCCCCCCAGGAAACAAATTCccaccatcttcctcttcctctaaaaAGACTGACCACTCCCAGCACCCAATCACACACCAACTGTGACCCCCACAAGCCCTCTTCTTCTACAttatcatcctcttcttcatccatcACCAGCGTATTTGCATCATCAGCTCAGAACTCAATCCCAGCTGCCACCGTTCagcctcagcctcctcctctggtggccGCGCCGCAGCGCCGAACCTTATTCCCACAAGTGCAGAATcagcctccgcctcctcctccacctctggtTCTCCCCAGGCTGCCCCAGAACCCCCCGGCCTCGCTTCAGAGGCTGTCCCTGCACTCGGTCCGGGCCTTGTCCGTCCAGTCGGGGCAGGTGCTGGTGACAGAGCAGGAGCTGCCTGTAGCGGAGACCCTCCTCCAGATGCCCTACCGGAACCTGCCCCCTCCTCAGACGGTGGCTGTTGACCTGAAAGTGCATGTGGTCAGACGCAATGATAATCCACCA tCGGGGCAAACTGAAACAGGCAAAGTGAACAGATTGAacccagaggagaagaaagacagatgTTCGTCAAGtcgacagagagacaggaaccCCACATCCCTCATTGTGACTCCTAAGCAAAATGGTGCAG TGATGGGTTCGTCCCCTGTCATCTCCAGTCCCTCAGTGATCAGGTCACCTCAGGTGGAGGAGTCCTCCCAGCTCACCACGACCAGCAGCACTAGcagcatccctcctcctcctccaccttccccTCTACCTCCTCCCATCCTTCCTACCACAGTCAGAGGCCCTAGCCAGCCTCCCTCCGCCCCAGCCGGCCTCCCAGAAAGCCCCGACAGGATACTGACGACCCACGTCCTCACTCACCTCATAGAGGGCTTCGTCATCAGAGAGGGCCTCGAGCCATTCCCA GTGGGTCCTTCCTCGCTCTTAGGGGACCAGCAGGCTTCACTTCCAgagtcacaggagacacacaccaaTGGGAACACAGAAGCAGAGGACAGTCCTCTGGATGCTGAACAGTCAGATTCAACAGACTCAGAGATGGACAACGATGAGCACACAGCAGATG AGCTGGGTGAGAGCGTGGCGGCGGTGCTGCAGTGTGAATACTGCGGGAGCAGAGGTTACGCTCAGACGTTTCTTCGCTCCAAACGCTTCTGCTCCATGAAGTGTGTCAGAAG GTTCAGTGTGAGCTGCACCAAGCGTATCACCGTGCTGCGAGCAGGCCGCTGGGGTCACAGGCCGATGGGCAGGAGGGGACGACCTCCCAGCAGAGTCAACGGAGCCTCCAGAGAACATTTCCTGAGACAG GCTCCCGGGTCAGTTGCCTCGGGGGAGACTCAGCAGTGCTCAccgagagaggaggaagaggag gaggaggaggaccaggaggaggaggaggaggaggaagaggagcgggaAGAGTTAGACGATCCTCCCATTCCCATGAAGACCAGGTTAAGGAAGCAAGTtgagagagaccgagagagggagagagagcagaggattcCAGAGACGATCAGTGTTTCTGACAGAGATGAGGACGTCGGCCGTCCGTCCCAGTGGAACATGCAACAAGTGTTTTCTTATATCAACTCTCTTCCAG gTGGTCGAGTCGTAGCTGAAGAGTTTCGCTCGCAGGAAATCGACGGTCAGGCTCTGCTGCTTCTCACCGAGGATCACCTGGTCAGCACCATGAACCTGAAACTGGGACCTGCACTCAAACTCTGTGCCCACATCAACTCTCTGAAAGATGCATGA
- the prkci gene encoding protein kinase C iota type, giving the protein MPTLRDSTMSHPGENSHQVRVKAYYKGDIMITHFEPSISYEALYGEVKDMCTMDNDQLFTMKWIDEEGDPCTVSSQLELEEALRLYEVNKDSELIIHVFPCIPEKAGMPCPGEDKSIYRRGARRWRKLYYASGHAFQAKRFNRRAHCAICTDRIWGLGRQGYKCINCKLLVHKKCHKLVTLECGRPMIQEPMMPGQQSSQLDQSEQPGPQNKDSRESLTYDGEEKEARSSRDTGKSPSSLGLADFDLLRVIGRGSYAKVLLVQLKKTERIYAMKVVKKELVNDDEDIDWVQTEKHVFEQASNHPFLVGLHSCFQTESRLFFVIEYVNGGDLMFHMQRQRKLPEEHARFYSAEISLALNYLHERGIIYRDLKLDNVLLDSEGHIKLTDYGMCKEGLRPGDTTSTFCGTPNYIAPEILRGEDYGFSVDWWALGVLMFEMMAGRSPFDIVGSSDNPDQNTEDYLFQVILEKQIRIPRSLSVKAASVLKGFLNKDPKERLGCHPQTGFADIMGHPFFRNVDWELLEQKQVVPPFKPNISGEFGLDNFDAQFTNEPIQLTPDDDDVVRKIDQSEFEGFEYINPLLMSAEECV; this is encoded by the exons ATGCCGACGTTGCGGGACAGCACCATGTCCCACCCCGGCGAGAATTCCCACCAAGTCCGGGTGAAAGCTTACTACAAAGG GGACATCATGATTACTCATTTTGAACCATCCATCTCATACGAGGCTCTGTACGGGGAAGTGAAAGACATGTGCACCATGGACAACGACCAGCTCTTCACCATGAAGTGGATTGACGAGGAAG GTGACCCCTGCACAGTGTCGTctcagctggagctggaggaagcGCTGCGTCTCTACGAAGTCAACAAAGACTCTGAGCTCATTATCCACG TGTTCCCATGTATACCAGAGAAAGCTGGCATGCCCTGTCCAGGAGAAGACA AGTCGATATATCGGCGTGGAGCCCGACGCTGGAGGAAGCTTTACTATGCTAGTGGCCATGCCTTTCAAGCCAAACGCTTCAACAGG CGAGCACATTGTGCCATCTGTACAGACAGAATCTGGGGTCTGGGTAGACAAGGCTACAAATGCATCAATTGCAAACTGCTGGTGCACAAGAAATGCCATAAGCTGGTGACACTGGAGTGCGGTCGACCGATGATCCAG GAACCAATGATGCCGGGCCAGCAATCGAGTCAGTTAGACCAATCTGAACAGCCAG GCCCTCAGAATAAAGACTCCAGAGAAAGCTTGACTTACgatggagaagagaaagag GCACGTAGCAGTAGAGACACGGGGAAATCGCCTTCAAGCCTGGGCCTGGCAGACTTCGATCTGCTGAGGGTGATCGGCAGAGGCAGCTACGCCAAGGTGTTGTTGGtgcagctgaagaagactgaGCGCATCTACGCCATGAAGGTGGTCAAGAAGGAGCTGGTCAACGATGATGAG GACATCGACTGGGTCCAGACAGAAAAGCATGTCTTTGAGCAGGCTTCTAATCATCCCTTCTTGGTGGGCCTCCACTCCTGTTTCCAGACAGAAAGCAG ACTCTTCTTTGTTATTGAATATGTGAATGGTGGAGATCTCATGTTCCACATGCAGAGACAAAGGAAACTCCCAGAAGAACATGCCAG GTTCTATTCAGCAGAGATTAGTCTCGCTCTCAACTACCTCCACGAGCGGGGAATCATCTACAGAGATCTGAAACTGGACAATGTGCTACTGGACTCAGAGGGACACATCAAACTTACAGACTATGGCATGTGCAAG GAGGGCTTGAGACCAGGCGATACAACGAGCACTTTCTGTGGTACCCCTAATTACATCGCCCCTGAAATACTCCGAGGAGAGGATTACG GGTTCAGCGTGGACTGGTGGGCGTTGGGCGTGCTGATGTTTGAGATGATGGCGGGCCGGTCGCCCTTCGACATCGTCGGGAGCTCCGACAACCCGGACCAGAACACAGAAGACTACCTCTTCCAAg TAATATTGGAAAAACAGATCAGAATCCCACGCTCGTTGTCAGTCAAAGCCGCCAGCGTCCTCAAGGGATTTCTCAACAAG gaTCCTAAGGAGCGTCTAGGCTGTCACCCTCAGACAGGCTTTGCTGACATCATGGGACATCCGTTCTTCCGAAACGTCGATTGGGAGCTT cTGGAGCAGAAGCAGGTGGTCCCTCCATTCAAGCCCAACATCTCAGGGGAATTTGGACTGGACAACTTCGACGCCCAGTTCACCAACGAACCCATCCAGCTCACGCCCGACGACGA TGACGTGGTCCGGAAGATCGATCAGTCTGAGTTCGAAGGATTCGAGTACATCAACCCACTCCTGATGTCGgcggaggagtgtgtgtga